In Camelina sativa cultivar DH55 chromosome 13, Cs, whole genome shotgun sequence, the genomic window TACCAGTACGATTCGTGGTCAGCGCTCAAGTACGTCAACGACACGAGCCAAGTCGGGGAAACGATGTCGTTTCTCGACGGACTTATCCACCTCACCAGCAACGCCCTTAGCATGATGGTCTCGTACGATAACTTCGGAGACAACGTCGCGTCCTGGACCTACCCGGCAACAGAACGCGACGGGTTTTGGGAGAAGACTGGGCCGGGTTTGGGCTCAGGTCCTAGTGCAGGGCCTAATTTGGGTTTCCCTTCCGGTTTAAAAGAAGACGTGACGGTGTGTAAAGACGGGAAATGCGATTACAAGACGGTGCAAGACGCCGTTAAAGCTGCGCCGGTAGATAACGGAATGCGTAGGTTCGTTATAAGGATTAGAGAAGGAGTGTACGAGGAGAACGTTATTGTTCCGTTTGAGAAGAAGAACGTCGTGTTCATCGGAGACGGTATGGGCAAAACGGTCATTACAGGTTCTTTGAATGCCGGTATGCCTGGGATCACTACGTATAACACTGCAACTGTCGGTGAGTGAGTTTCTCGTACTTTTACTCTGTATAAagcaaacatatttatataaaaaaaagagttgaaagttcatatttttatagataaatattaTGTGGGTTTGCATTGGGCACgtgaatgaatattttttttatattagagtCAAAGGATCCTTgatgttacaattaatatagaaTTGCTATAGCTTACAATGTTGCTTTGTATATTCTAATAGGAGTGGTAGGGGATGGATTCATGGCTCGTGATTTAACGTTCCAGAACACGGCGGGACCAGATGCTCATCAAGCGGTGGCGTTTAGATCAGACAGTGATTTTTCTCTGCTCGAGAATTGTGAGTTTCTTGGGAATCAAGACACTCTCTACGCTCATAGTCTTCGTCAGTTCTACACAAACTGCCGTATCCAAGGGAACGTTGACTTCATCTTTGGCAATTCAGCTGCTGTGTTCCAAGACTGTGAGATCTTGATCGCACCGCGTCAGCTTAAACCTGAGAAGGGTGAGAAAAACGCAGTCAGTGCTCAAGGAAGGGTTGATCCGTCACAGTCCACGGGTTTTGTGttcttgaattgtttgattaacGGAACAGAGGTGTACATGAAGCTGTATAATGCTAATCCTAAGGTGCATAAGAACTACTTGGGGAGGCCATGGAAAGATTACTCGAGGACTGTGTTTATAGGTTGTAATCTAGAGGCTTTGATCACTCCTGATGGATGGTTACCGTGGAGCGGGGATTTCGCACTCAAGACGCTTTATTATGGTGAATCTAAAAACACTGGTCCGGGATCGGATAGGTCACAAAGGGTTTCGTGGAGCAGTGAGATACCGGACGAGCATGTTCATGTGTATTCGGTGTCTAACTTTATTCAGGCTGATGAGTGGGCTTCCATGTCTGCTTAAATCTTAATATTATAAAGGTTTTAGGGTatgttttataaagaaaaccTAATATCTGTACTTTAGTTGAGAAAGTTAATGCAGACTTGAGACTTTGCATTTTATTTCATATCAATTAAAAGTTCAGAATTTAAGGACTGATGAAGTCAATCAATAAACTTGCAGAACTTTGGAAAGAAACagatttcttttgttgtatGTAGGGAATGATTCCACATATAGCGTGTTGGGCTACAATCATAAATGAGTATGGACAAGGATCACAAGTTGTGTTTTGCTTGACGTTAAAGCAGAAACTGTTGTACGAAAACAACATCCCCCAAAAAAGTTTTCAACGAAGTAgacatcatcgtcatcattaTCAGTTTCATCATCTCAAAATTCTCAATGGATAAAAAGTCAGAAGGATAGTGGAGGTTGCAGAAACTGGTAAAGGGCAGGTAAATACACCATTTAGTTCAAAGAAGAGTAGGTTttcattgtaaaataaaatcGGGTTGAGGGTTCTGTTAAGTGGTTCACCTAAATACAGTCAAGTAGGTACGGATTCATGCATTAGGCACATAAATTCTTCTATTCTTGGTCTCAAACTCACAACTAATCTTGTGGAAGCAAGAAAAAGAGAGTAACTTCTTTACTAATATCATTTCATAGGTAGGTGGAAAAAGAAAAGTCTCCTCCTAGCTTGTTGCTTTCAAGATTACATTTTAAATGTTCAGAACCAATTAAAAACACTAACTTTATTGTTTGCCTCTGTGAAAACATAATGCAAAAGTGATGAATGATATAGAAAGTACAATCGATGCAAAAAGAAGATAACTGGTAGATAAAAGGAGCTGATTACTCCAAGATTATAGCTCGGAATCAGAGGTTTTCTCTTCCTTAGGAGGAGCGAACTGCCTGGTGAGCCGAGATCTTTCCCATGGGTCCAACGGTACTCGTTGTGGTGGTTGAGGTGTTGCTGGTTTCGATTGCCTAAGCTCATTCTCTCTGTCAATAAACCTACCCAAAGTATCAACCAAATTAGTTCCCGAGAAAGCTTTCAAATATATCAGGTCCTTTTGATCATTAACACTACTTAATTAGATCTATTATAGAATCATAAATTTCTTACTCGATATAGGCCATTGGAGCAGCGTCACCAACTCGTATGCGGGTACGGAGCATTCTTGTGTATCCACCAGCTCTATCTCTGTAACAAGTTGAATTACTCCCAATGGTTAGACAAAGAGCTTATGTAGTAATGACAGTTAAAATGAAGCCAATAGAGTTTGAAAAAAATTCACTTGTATCTATATGCCAATTCTGTGAAAATCTTGTGAAGGACATCATCTCCTCTCACAAAACCAGCTGCTCGCCTTGCTGCAGCGAGTGAACCCTATAAGTTTTACCACCAAGAAGAAATTATCATATCTAGCGACCTATATCCTCTACATGCCACATAGTGCTGATTAGAAATGAAAAGAACGTAGTATGGCTCAAAAGCTAATTCCTTTTTGACactatataaaacatacaaatacATTTCCAATTGAAGAAATGCTGTTCACTAGATACAACTAGTGAAATGAAAAAGATGTTGCCAAACAGTAATCGACTAATATTAAAATCTCTTGAGGTCAACAACAACGTCAAGGAAAGTAACAAAAATTACCTCTTTGCCGAGTTGAACCATATTATCAGCAAGACGACGAACCTCTTTAGCCTGTAAAAAGCCAATGTTTCCTTATTGCttctttaaaccaaaacaaGTATGTGCATTAACTTGATCAAGCAAGATTGGAAGAGTAAACACTATTACACTGGTTCCACATCAATAGCTCAAGAATCTGAATTTGCTTAAAAGAGTATCCTTTTTCACAAAACAGACAACACAATCTGGTGAAATTGAGTTCTGTGGGAAAATGGCAGATCCTATAAAACCTTAACCAAACAGTAGAAATCTGGAAAATGGAAGAAAGAGAATCAAATACAATACCTTGGCGACAGTGGTCTCTATACGCTCGTGCTTCACTAACTGAGAAACCATAGTCCTGATAAACAAGAGTCGAAACCAACATTTCAAAACTTCTAATACCGAAAACGAAAGTGTGAAGTAGCAAAAGGAAAGATTCAAGATGGATACGAAACCTGAGCATGGACATACGGTGACCCGCCGGCCGGCCAAGCTTCCTGAACttcgtcattttttttttccgtcggAGAAGTGTTCGGAGAGAGGAGAACCCTAAAGGAGGAGGAGAGACAAATGTTTGAAACGTAATTTACTGATGGGCTTTGGCTTTTGGGCTTTTGGGCCCATTAGTATACACATACTGCTTCTTTTTGACTAAtgctgttttgatttttttgaaaaatacagCATAGTATTTTACATCCGTCTGAATCAAACTCCAACACATTTTGGTTACTGAATCAATTAAAACTAAAGAGTAGAGAGAAAGCAAATTAAGGTCTCACGGAAAcaataaacatattaaaattggTCCCAAACATGAAGCTACAGACAAGTAGGATAAGTGCAGACTTcagataccaaactgaaacggaACTAAGTTATTACATAACACACCATTAAAGACAAGTAGTTTACTCAGTTGCTTGTCCTCCAAGACACCTTCACATCAATCATCATCAGTGAGCCTCGCTCTTCTCTTAAGGCTTTGTGACAACAAGAAGCAGCTCGAGTGGTTTGATGAGTGTGAATTTGCAAGTGTCCCCAAAAGCAATAGGATACTCCTTACACAAACCTCTCCATCCACCAGAGAAAAGGTGACCCCTCCTAGTTACCAAATACACCACCCTCCATGACTTCTTCC contains:
- the LOC104734974 gene encoding probable pectinesterase/pectinesterase inhibitor 51, with the translated sequence MASSKLHHHPHRRKHPIRCISLLIITMSTILILLFSLFLFSSPSSSSRQHHSHHNSRRSPSGDTPPANSSSSPSAQIRLACNATRYPDQCLSSLSEPGRVPPDPKPIQIIYSAISISSQNLKTAQSKIKSIVDSSVGNINRTNAANTCLQLLTYSEYRTQSTDQALTRGKIKDARAWMSAALVYQYDSWSALKYVNDTSQVGETMSFLDGLIHLTSNALSMMVSYDNFGDNVASWTYPATERDGFWEKTGPGLGSGPSAGPNLGFPSGLKEDVTVCKDGKCDYKTVQDAVKAAPVDNGMRRFVIRIREGVYEENVIVPFEKKNVVFIGDGMGKTVITGSLNAGMPGITTYNTATVGVVGDGFMARDLTFQNTAGPDAHQAVAFRSDSDFSLLENCEFLGNQDTLYAHSLRQFYTNCRIQGNVDFIFGNSAAVFQDCEILIAPRQLKPEKGEKNAVSAQGRVDPSQSTGFVFLNCLINGTEVYMKLYNANPKVHKNYLGRPWKDYSRTVFIGCNLEALITPDGWLPWSGDFALKTLYYGESKNTGPGSDRSQRVSWSSEIPDEHVHVYSVSNFIQADEWASMSA
- the LOC104734975 gene encoding uncharacterized protein LOC104734975, whose translation is MTKFRKLGRPAGHRMSMLRTMVSQLVKHERIETTVAKAKEVRRLADNMVQLGKEGSLAAARRAAGFVRGDDVLHKIFTELAYRYKDRAGGYTRMLRTRIRVGDAAPMAYIEFIDRENELRQSKPATPQPPQRVPLDPWERSRLTRQFAPPKEEKTSDSEL